The DNA segment GGTCCTCTTAAAACTTCAACTCTTTCAATATTCTCAAAAGAAGTAATGTAAGACCTCTTGGCAGATATTGGAATACCATCTATATAAACTACAACAGGATTATTTTCTGTAAATAGTGAAGCATTTATTCCTCTAAAATTTACTTTTATACCTCTGTCTGGAGTTGAAGTCATATTTGGGATTTCATTGATTACATCAGAAATAGTTTTTATCTCTTTTGCTTCAATCTCTTCATGGTCAAGTACAGTTATACTTTGTGGAATATATTGAATATTTTCCTCTATTTTATTTGCAGTTACAGTTACATTTTCAAGGTTCTCTATATCATTGTCAGCAAAAACAATATTTGTCATGATAATAAGAATCTTGATTACTTTCAATATTTTTTTTGTCATTTTTTCTCCTAAAATTAAAAAATTAGAATAATATAAATGAAATTAATTATCAATATTCTTAATAACGTTATAGGGATTATTTGTATTGTTAAATGTTAAAATTTGTAGATATTATTAATAATTAAAATAATAATTAATTGTCTTGTCGTTAAGACATATATGATAATTTTCATTCTAATAAAATGTATTAATTTCTTTATATAAGGTTAAACAGGTGACACTTTTGGGTGACACCTTTGTAAGAATTATTATATATCATAAAAAGTTAAGAGAAAATAGAAGACCCTATTTTAGGGCTATAAAGAACTAAAATACATCTTAAGGAAACATAAAAAAAGTGGATTTCCTCCTGAACACGGATGTTCGAATCATCCTGGGGTCGCCAATCTAAAATTACTATAGAATGGCTATTTTATTCATTAAACTTTAACCCCATAGCCCAAGTTTTAAGTAAGCAACAGCTGTTACTGGCATAAGAAAGTTCACCAGCTTTTTTAAAAATCCGGGGACAGGATACTAATTAATTGCAAATTGTAATATTTTTAATAGATAGATTTAATTTTTGTATCATTTTTTTATACCTAAAATTAAGGAGATTAAAATGGCAAGAATAAGAAGAATCGTACTTCCAAATACTCCCCATCATGTAACACAAAGAGGTGTTCGCTTACAGAATATTTTTTTTAAAAATGATGATTATCAATGCTATAAAGAACTCATATTTACTCAATGTAAGACTTACTGTCTTACATCTTATAGTTATACCAAAAAATAAAGAATTATTGTATAAAGTATTAGGGAAAATTAGTGAACTCAATAATAAGGTTACATAAAATATCCCCTACACTGGAAATTTATAGCTTTCCCAGTTTGTGATGAAGTGGCGATGGTATTTTTTATTTTTTTAATCCCTTTTATTTAGGTGTAGCTAAAAATATCCCAACCCCTTGTATATTATTTGTTTCATCATCAAAGTTAAAGTTTCCTGCACTTGTTTCCATTCCACTTCCAAAAAAAGAACCATGTAAGCTTCCATTTATAGGGTTATTTTCATGAGTTAATTTTGATGAATAACCTGAACTATTTATTTTGCCATTATTAAACCCTATGTCATAGTTTTTTTCATCATTAATCACACCATATTTTAAGTTCATACTCCCTGTAAAAGAGTTTATCCCTGCACCAAAATCAAATTTAAAGTTCAAAGATGAACCACCGCTATCAATGTCGTATAAAGTATTATTATCAACTATATATCCACCTATATATCCAGCAATATCGGTATCAAATGATTTAGTAGTTTTTGAAGTATTATTTATTAAACTACTTATATAACTTGTATCAGTTTTAACACCTGCAATCCAATATGTTTTGTTATAAGGATTTTCTACTGAAAGCCATGTTCCATCTGCTAGGAATTTCTCATCTGTTGTTATATAAGAGTAAGTACTTATTTCCGTAAAAGCAGCATCAGTAATATTTTGGTTATTTATAATTATCAGAGAGCCATTTTCATTTTTCCCCACTTCTCCAGTTTGAAGAGAATAAGAATTTCCATCATCCTTTGCTGTAATTACATACCCAAGTGTTGAAAAACCAGAAAAACTAGTATGTTCTGTAGGGATATCAGGCTGAATCTCAGGTTTTTCAGGATTAAGAGGAGGTGTATCTTCTAAAACTGTAGGAGGTGTAGTAATATTTTCTTTAGGAGGTGTAACCTTTTCTTTAGGCGTAGTTCCGTCATTTTCACTACTAGGTGTAAGGGTTCCATCTTCATCATCCTTAGCTCCTGCTTTTTCTTCTTCAGTAGAAGTAGTGCTCTCTTTAGTTTCTGTTGACTCTGTACTATCACTAGACTTAGCATTTAAACCTTTTTGAACACTATCTAAGGTATCTTGTTCTAAAGACTCTGGAGGAGTTGGGGCTTTACCTTGTGGAAGTCTTGTAAACTCTTGCTTATCAACATTAACAGTAAAATTATTTGCAGTAACACTAATAGCACCATCAGTACAAATAATGATTTGTTGATTTCCTATAATAGTAGTTCCTCTAATACCAATAGTTGCACTTTTAGTTCTAAGCTTAAATCTCTCTTTATTGATTTTACCTATTGCTCCAGTAATAGATTTAAAAGAGCCTTTCATAAAGCCAAAGCTAGCCTTAGAGTCTTCTGGTTTATTTGCATCATAAACATAATCAAAGATATTTAAAGTAGAATTTTGTCCTATAGTAATAATAGTATTATCATTCATGGTAATTTGTGCTTTAGAGCCTTTAGAAGAATTTATAACATCATCTTTTTCTAATTTCTCTCCAAGTTTAGCTAGGATAGTATTTGAATCCCTAGAGATTTTAATATCACCAACTAAAGCTGTTATTTGTCCTATACTAGCAAATAAAAAGTTTGCAAGGATAAAAAGTAATAAGAGTATTTTTTTCATGTTAAATCCTTAAAATGTATAAATCAATGAAGATTTAATAACTTGTTTTTTATAATCAAAGGGTGCTTGGTTTGACATATTGTTTGTAACTGTTCCTTTTAGGGCAAAGATTAAGTTTTCTTTTATTGGTCTACTTATTCCAATAGAGACACTATTTATCTTATCAACTCTTCTCGATAAAAAGTTAACATCCCTATCCCTATAGATTACTTTTTTACTATTTATATTTGTGTTCAGATTAAATTTATATGGTAAAGCTAAACTATTTTCTAAGCCTATTTCAAATGATTCTTTACTTATATCTGTTCTTTGTTCATATATTTCTAACTCTTTGCTATATGAAGTATCTAAAGTAAAAAGTCCAAAGTTTTCTGTTTTATATTTTAAACTATTTGTTAAATCAAATACATAGGCACTTTTTTGTTTATCTTCTTCTTGGTCATAGAGTTTTTTACTTAGTTTAAAAGTAATATCATTTAAAGTTGTTTGTGCAAAAATATGAGAGTTTGAAAATATTAAATTATAGTTTTTTAAATAGTCTTTATCATTGTATCTAACATAATCTATTCCAAGTCCAATGCCATATTTATTTGCTCCTTTGTAAAAGGTAGGAGTAGAAGTAAATGAGATAACATCAATATTACTATCTTTTTTAGTATCATAATCTTGGGTATAAGCTACAAGGCTATTATTTAAGGAGAAATTTTCATTATATTTATATACATGGTTTATAACAGCAATCACATCATAATAATAATCAGATTCTTCTTTAGCATCATTATTTAAAGTTAAATCAGTTCCTAATTGGGGTACAAAAACTAAGTATTCACCTGCTGTTGCTGAGTTATTTACATTTGAATCATAACTTAGATCAAATACTAAAGCTCCACTTATAAAATGTTTTTGCATAGTTTGTTTTATGTAAATAAGTCTTGATGCAATACTCTTTTTTACATCAGCTGGAGTATTTGCATTTACTAAAACAAAATTAAAATCTTTTATTGCTTGAGTATAGTTTTTTAGCATCAAATTACTTTGGGCTATTTCTATTCTTGCTCTTAGATTATTTGGTTGAGCAAAAAGTATTCTCTCATAATAACTTATTGCTATATCATATTCACCTTGCTCATATTTACATCTTCCAAGATAGAAGTTTAGATTTTGATTTTCCAAATCATTTTTTGATAAAGAAATAAATATTTCGTAAGCTTCTTTATAGTTTCTTTCATTAAACAGTTTTACTGCTTGATCATATGAGGTTAAACTCTCTTTTGAAAACAGTAGTGATGTTATAAAAAGTGTTAGAAATAATATTTTTTTTGTCATTTAGGAAACTTCTTTTTTGTGAAATAATTTTTAATAGTTAAATATTAGCAACTCAAAATCATTGCAAAATCATTAGAAAAGCAAAAGATTTGTAAATTTTAGAATCTATTTTTATTTTTATTTTTTTTAATGATATAATCTATTCTATGAATAACTTAGATATATTAAAAGAATTAAATGTATTAAATGTAGATGATAATATTCAAGCTTGTGAAAATATCAAAAAGACTTTGGAATATTATTTTAAGAATGTATTTATAGCTCATAATGGAGAAGAAGCATTAGAGGTATATAATAAAAAAGAGTGTCATCTTTTAATAGTAGATTATGATATGCCTATTATGAATGGTTATGAATTTTTGTCAAAAATAAGAGAAAAGGATGATGAAATATCTGCTATGATTATAAGTTCTTATGATGATAAAGTTAAACTCAAAAATGCAATTGGCTTAAATCTTTTGGAATATCTTGTCAAACCTTATGGTTTGAATGAATTAAAAGGTGTTCTAAATAAATTTGTGAAAAGTTTAGAAAAAAAGGAGCTACTAAGGTACTATGTTACTGAGACTCTTTTTTACGATAGATTAAAAAAGACTTTCATTGATGACTCAAAAGAGTATAAATTTACCTCTTATGAAATAAAACTTATCGAATATCTTTTTAGATATAAAAATCAAGTTATTAAATATGATGACCTTCTATATATTTTAGAATCAACTAATCAAAAATCTT comes from the Halarcobacter ebronensis genome and includes:
- a CDS encoding FecR family protein, whose amino-acid sequence is MKKILLLLFILANFLFASIGQITALVGDIKISRDSNTILAKLGEKLEKDDVINSSKGSKAQITMNDNTIITIGQNSTLNIFDYVYDANKPEDSKASFGFMKGSFKSITGAIGKINKERFKLRTKSATIGIRGTTIIGNQQIIICTDGAISVTANNFTVNVDKQEFTRLPQGKAPTPPESLEQDTLDSVQKGLNAKSSDSTESTETKESTTSTEEEKAGAKDDEDGTLTPSSENDGTTPKEKVTPPKENITTPPTVLEDTPPLNPEKPEIQPDIPTEHTSFSGFSTLGYVITAKDDGNSYSLQTGEVGKNENGSLIIINNQNITDAAFTEISTYSYITTDEKFLADGTWLSVENPYNKTYWIAGVKTDTSYISSLINNTSKTTKSFDTDIAGYIGGYIVDNNTLYDIDSGGSSLNFKFDFGAGINSFTGSMNLKYGVINDEKNYDIGFNNGKINSSGYSSKLTHENNPINGSLHGSFFGSGMETSAGNFNFDDETNNIQGVGIFLATPK
- a CDS encoding tetratricopeptide repeat protein; the encoded protein is MTKKILFLTLFITSLLFSKESLTSYDQAVKLFNERNYKEAYEIFISLSKNDLENQNLNFYLGRCKYEQGEYDIAISYYERILFAQPNNLRARIEIAQSNLMLKNYTQAIKDFNFVLVNANTPADVKKSIASRLIYIKQTMQKHFISGALVFDLSYDSNVNNSATAGEYLVFVPQLGTDLTLNNDAKEESDYYYDVIAVINHVYKYNENFSLNNSLVAYTQDYDTKKDSNIDVISFTSTPTFYKGANKYGIGLGIDYVRYNDKDYLKNYNLIFSNSHIFAQTTLNDITFKLSKKLYDQEEDKQKSAYVFDLTNSLKYKTENFGLFTLDTSYSKELEIYEQRTDISKESFEIGLENSLALPYKFNLNTNINSKKVIYRDRDVNFLSRRVDKINSVSIGISRPIKENLIFALKGTVTNNMSNQAPFDYKKQVIKSSLIYTF
- a CDS encoding response regulator transcription factor translates to MNNLDILKELNVLNVDDNIQACENIKKTLEYYFKNVFIAHNGEEALEVYNKKECHLLIVDYDMPIMNGYEFLSKIREKDDEISAMIISSYDDKVKLKNAIGLNLLEYLVKPYGLNELKGVLNKFVKSLEKKELLRYYVTETLFYDRLKKTFIDDSKEYKFTSYEIKLIEYLFRYKNQVIKYDDLLYILESTNQKSLINSVYNINKKLNIKLIENVKDMGYWLKR